The Bombus huntii isolate Logan2020A chromosome 1, iyBomHunt1.1, whole genome shotgun sequence genome contains a region encoding:
- the LOC126869210 gene encoding SCY1-like protein 2 isoform X2, whose protein sequence is MFAKSKSSGSTPSVILPNPLQNLYEVGKQSATAGPENAWRIYDGYTKTDRKEVSIFFFDKRSVDKLHKPKRKETVTEILRNGARQMERFSHPKILQAFKVEECADSLAFASEPVLASLANVLAYQEQQANNVGQSTSNVTKQTSSVAGHRATYAKEYELLDIEIKYGLLQITEALLFLHGTCKVLHRNVCPASIIITKRGTWKLSGLEFIEKINEVPMIPLQPWTNRMPKMTQPNLDYIAPEVQQKKVGGFYSDMYSFGMTICAIFNQGRPLIQGNHSCSEYLKQLENLKEQVEVILPLVPLPLREAVSRLLHIDPEKRPTIQVLSMIKYFQDPPVYALQFLDVSKMKDVLQKEHFYTTTLKGILPYIPRKLWYQHIWTYLQTELESQEVQSAVLQPVLYIVQNSTQEEYDQIVFPSLRSLFSNRKSIQGTVTLLENLHLILMKTSREYIEGEVLPMLYTSFENSTTQVQTAAFVAVSNVTDYIDDESVRNIVLPKLLQAFEKNLIDSRVLMNVIPCILNRLEKQKIIDCILPLLFSVKLQEPEIIVRVVQIYRLMLTDKKYGLSVSWMATRAMPSLLPHTINPALTLEQFELLLKVLQDMLNHIERNQRNQLTLDNLSLSSPERYRSLRHQHSTDNMYVAPFNIPNLRIEQRKTSSAEDMARKNSTNSMSSTVSAENMARKNSMITMFRWFSSSNNDNSNFLKVANTFTSRRLSDNTLMTPKIRVAPSCESSPGVTPGDGLPIRRHSSTGPQDRRGSNINLSPPLGGGMPITSSSVPYLVSSSMNSIRGSRRPSVSSTSSQQGTGLLQQVGSSMYQFFNKQFDA, encoded by the exons ATGTTTGCCAAGTCGAAAAGCAGTGGCTCGACACCGAGCGTTATACTCCCGAATCCCCTTCAAAATTTATACGAAGTCGGCAAACAATCGGCTACCGCGGGCCCCGAAAACGCTTGGCGCATATACGACGGATACACGAAAACCGATCGAAAg GAAGtgtcgatatttttctttgacaAAAGATCGGTCGATAAGCTGCACAAACCGAAACGAAAGGAGACCGTGACGGAAATTTTACGGAATGGAGCACGACAAATGGAACGATTCTCTCATCCAAAGATACTGCAA GCGTTCAAGGTGGAGGAATGCGCGGATAGTTTGGCATTCGCGTCGGAACCAGTGTTGGCTAGTCTTGCCAACGTTTTAGCCTATCAGGAGCAACAAGCGAATAACGTTGGTCAGTCGACGAGTAACGTAACGAAACAAACTTCCTCGGTCGCTGGTCATCGTGCAACGTACGCGAAAGAATACGAGTTGCTCGACATCGAAATCAAGTATGGGTTGTTGCAG ATCACGGAGGCTCTGCTTTTTCTTCACGGAACCTGCAAAGTTCTTCATAGGAACGTTTGTCCTGCCAGTATTATAATAACCAAAAGGGGTACTTGGAAATTGTCAGGGCTCGAATTTATCG aaaaaattaacgaagtaCCGATGATACCATTGCAACCTTGGACTAACCGCATGCCGAAAATGACGCAGCCGAATCTCGATTACATAG CTCCGGAAGTGCAACAAAAGAAAGTGGGAGGCTTCTACAGCGATATGTATAGCTTTGGTATGACGATATGTGCAATTTTCAACCAAGGACGCCCGTTGATTCAAGGGAATCATAGTTGTTCCGAGTACCTGAAACAGCTGGAAAAC CTGAAAGAACAAGTTGAGGTTATACTACCTCTAGTTCCTCTTCCGCTACGAGAAGCCGTTTCCCGACTGTTACACATAGATCCAGAAAAGAGGCCGACCATTCAAGTTTTATCCATGATCAAATATTTTCA AGATCCACCGGTATACGCGCTTCAATTTCTCGACGTTAGCAAAATGAAAGACGTATTACAGAAAGAGCATTTTTATACGACTACTTTGAAAGGAATATTGCCTTATATACCAAGG AAACTTTGGTATCAACATATCTGGACGTATTTGCAAACTGAGTTGGAAAGTCAAGAAGTGCAATCGGCTGTACTACAACCGGTACTTTACATCGTACAAAATAGTACACAAGAAGAGTACGATCAAATTGTATTTCCATCGTTACg GTCGCTTTTTTCGAATCGGAAATCGATTCAGGGTACGGTAACGCTGTTGGAAAATTTGCATTTGATATTAATGAAAACGTCTCGAGAATATATAGAAGGTGAAGTACTTCCAATGTTATACACATCTTTCGAGAACTCAACTACTCAAGTACAG ACCGCAGCATTCGTAGCTGTATCGAACGTGACCGACTATATAGACGACGAGTCCGTTCGAAATATCGTACTGCCGAAACTCCTTCAGgcgtttgaaaaaaatttaatagatTCCCGAGTACTAATGAATGTGATCCCTTGCATTTTAAATCGGTTAGAGAAGCAGAAAATCATCGATTGCATCTTACCGTTGTTGTTCAGTGTAAAGCTTCAAGAACCGGAGATAATCGTTCGGGTTGTAC AGATTTACAGATTGATGTTAACCGACAAAAAGTACGGACTTTCTGTCAGCTGGATGGCGACTCGAGCGATGCCTTCTTTGCTACCTCATACTATCAACCCGGCACTGACTCTCGAACAATTTGAATTACTTCTCAAGGTGTTACAAGATATGCTGAATCACATCGAAAG AAATCAAAGGAATCAGTTAACCCTGGACAATCTGTCATTGTCGAGCCCGGAACGATATCGAAGTTTACGGCATCAACATAGTACGGATAATATGTACGTCGCGCCTTTCAACATACCAAACTTACGGATCGAGCAACGTAAAACTTCTTCGGCCGAAGACATGGCTCGGAAAAATAGCACAA ATTCGATGTCGTCGACGGTTTCAGCGGAAAACATGGCGAGAAAGAACTCGATGATAA CCATGTTCAGATGGTTCTCGTCCTCGAACAACGACAACAGTAATTTCTTGAAAGTGGCGAATACCTTTACGAGCAGGCGGTTATCGGACAACACTCTGATGACACCGAAAATTCGAGTAGCACCGTCTTGCGAAAGTTCTCCAGGTGTTACACCCGGCGATGGATTACCAATCCGGCGCCATTCGAGTACCGGCCCTCAAGATCGACGAGGatctaatataaatttatcgcCTCCCTTG GGTGGAGGAATGCCGATTACCAGTAGCAGTGTACCATACTTGGTTAGTTCAAGCATGAACAGTATACGAGGTTCGAGGCGTCCGTCCGTTTCTTCGACGTCTTCTCAGCAAGGGACCGGACTTCTACAGCAGGTTGGCTCCAGCATG TACCAATTCTTCAACAAACAATTCGACGCTTGA
- the LOC126869305 gene encoding protein scabrous-like: MNRKDWLLCVTLVAIITRKEICGDENVSDAIRSLREQVNALLDHRQQDYNALEASLKRAIEKNTELFVLKNEIKQLRKEVISLRGGNGNEAKNERLRVRWLGSAVTELQGEVAQVLRTRNASEELAERSRMKGELSLLKGDVAAVGRGIGNLGGRIAKIEAILGTIRVDIAAMKERFSLLFRTCADIASQLNSMQIEVKSLRCESFSANVANSVTQRNGGGPGEEEAERKTRTTAAAVSSYFSGMVTRDSDRETTAAASYSVRSPRRRFARKHGYWKRKEEGHRTRLDDRLKSLERKILLSARRRASLEKRIATYENQEWTSLSKRIKSLEKGHVELSRKISNITENGFFTKEVNESLGSRLIDSLRILEDVMETNNSFARRELTRLDVNAARKAAELSLTREELSNLRRTVQALSVSASKLQERSDKQQEAIDRLNGIHSTTDFQRYLSSIASDTITTSTTTTTTTISSSSSSLSSDNSLFSSFEHLEDRYHLIGKNLTGDCEQTTANEPMDGLRLSEAGKGGRPMLVFCRGGWMVIARRIDGTLDFDRNWNDYSVGFGSPVSEYWIGNEILHRLTNHGDNCTSLRIDMLDIYGERWRAEYQSFRVESEETGYRLDVYGYSGNATDALSYQNGMSFSAKDRDMDASTTHCARNYRGGWWFSRCQHANLNGKYSLGLTWFRSDTNRWMSIASSEMSLRRNSDCRSR, translated from the exons ATGAATAGGAAAGATTGGCTGTTGTGCGTAACGTTGGTTGCGATTATTACCCGGAAAGAAATTTGCGGCGATGAAAATGTTTCCGATGCTATCAGGTCGCTACGGGAACAAGTAAACGCTCTTCTCGATCATCGACAACAGGATTACAACGCTCTCGAGGCAAGCTTGAAGCGTGCGATCGAGAAAAATACAGAGTTGTTCGTTCTAAAGAACGAAATCAAACAACTGAg AAAGGAAGTGATCTCTCTACGTGGCGGTAACGGGAACGAGGCGAAAAACGAAAGGTTGCGAGTGAGATGGCTAGGAAGCGCGGTGACCGAACTTCAAGGCGAAGTTGCCCAAGTTCTTCGTACAAGAAACGCGAGCGAAGAACTTGCCGAGAGATCGAGAATGAAAGGCGAGCTATCTCTGTTGAAGGGAGACGTAGCTGCGGTTGGAAGAGGAATTGGAAATCTCGGCGGCAGAATCGCCAAAATCGAAGCGATTCTCGGAACGATTCGCGTTGATATCGCTGCGATGAAGGAACGCTTTAGTCTGTTGTTTCGCACCTGCGCCGACATTGCCAGTCAG TTGAATTCCATGCAAATTGAGGTAAAGTCTCTTAGATGCGAATCGTTTTCCGCTAATGTGGCAAATTCGGTGACTCAACGTAACGGAGGAGGACcaggagaagaagaagcggAAAGGAAGACGAGAACAACAGCGGCAGCGGTATCGTCGTATTTTAGTGGAATGGTTACAAGGGATAGCGATCGCGAGACTACAGCTGCCGCGTCGTACAGTGTACGATCCCCTCGGCGCAGGTTCGCGAGAAAACATGGATATTGGAAAAGGAAGGAGGAGGGGCATCGAACGCGGCTGGACGATCGTTTAAAGAGTCTGGAGCGTAAAATTTTGTTGTCGGCTCGGAGACGAGCGTCGTTGGAAAAGCGTATCGCCACGTACGAGAATCAAGAATGGACGAGTTTGAGCAAACGAATAAAAAGCTTGGAAAAGGGTCACGTTGAATTGTCCcgcaaaatttcaaatattaccGAGAATGGATTTTTCACGAAGGAAGTGAACGAATCGCTTGGCTCACGACTGATCGACTCGTTACGAATTCTCGAGGACGTTATGGAAACGAACAACTCGTTCGCGAGGAGAGAATTGACACGGCTCGATGTAAATGCCGCTCGAAAAGCGGCTGAACTTTCGTTAACCAGGGAAGAGCTAAGCAATTTACGTCGCACCGTGCAAGCGTTAAGCGTAAGCGCGTCTAAGCTTCAAGAGAGGAGCGACAAGCAACAAGaggcgatcgatcgattaaacGGTATCCATTCGACGACTGATTTTCAGAGATACTTGTCGAGTATCGCGTCGGATACCATAACCACAAGCACAACCACAACTACTACCACCAtctcgtcatcgtcgtcgtcgttgtcgtccgACAACTCGTTGTTCTCGAGTTTCGAACACCTGGAGGATCGGTATCATTTAATTGGGAAGAATTTGACGGGCGATTGCGAACAAACGACCGCGAACGAACCTATGGACGGGCTGCGACTTTCGGAAGCAGGCAAAGGAGGCAGACCGATGTTGGTGTTTTGTCGCGGAGGTTGGATGGTAATAGCGCGTCGTATCGATGGGACTCTCGACTTTGATCGAAACTGGAACGATTATTCGGTCGGGTTCGGCTCTCCGGTTAGTGAGTATTGGATCGGCAACGAAATCCTTCACAGGCTGACCAATCACGGTGACAACTGCACCAGCCTTCGAATCGACATGTTGGACATTTACGGAGAACGTTGGCGCGCGGAATATCAGTCGTTCAGAGTCGAATCTGAGGAGACCGGTTACAGATTAGATGTCTACGGGTATTCCGGAAACGCAACTGACGCTCTCTCCTATCAGAACGGTATGTCATTCAGCGCGAAAGATCGAGACATGGATGCTAGCACGACTCATTGCGCGAGAAACTATCGCGGTGGGTGGTGGTTTAGTCGATGTCAACACGCCAACCTCAACGGCAAATATTCCCTAGGTCTTACGTGGTTTCGATCGGACACCAATCGATGGATGTCGATCGCATCATCGGAAATGTCTTTACGCAGAAACTCTGATTGTCGATCTCGATAG
- the LOC126869595 gene encoding zinc finger protein OZF-like has translation MNQLVDYAEPCTSNSGTCRLCLRVENRLISIFDDGETSKQLRSRIRDCCPIRLFEDDRLPKTICRECEGKIAVTFEFREQCRRSDRVLRLRYESCRANKSVSINESNWKIGSDRSIAKHACTTRPETTDSKAQSTFEEKQEENSNSTHLWRKSEIVCGEDAKTDGKTMATLSRRQHVERCHTEEGKSENNEENRVSKESGGDGDGGGCNVFNVQSNGDTAMPMATQVRYLCDICSKTFASKSGLRFHLKSHNAVKSYPCRYCGKRFVIPSYTKRHEKIHAGDKRFVCQFCSATFASSNGLKYHLRLHSGEANYHCEICGKSFYRHKYLKEHVFTHTGEKPYVCKACGASYASSGSLFVHKKRCKNK, from the exons ATGAACCAGTTGGTAGACTACGCGGAACCCTGCACATCGAACAGTGGAACATGTAGGTTATGCCTTCGCGTAGAAAATCgtttaatatcgatatttgaCGACGGAGAAACCTCGAAACAGTTGCGTTCTCGCATTCGAGATTGCTGCCCCATAAGG CTGTTCGAAGACGACAGACTGCCAAAGACGATTTGTCGCGAATGCGAAGGGAAGATAGCCGTTACATTCGAATTTCGCGAACAATGCAGAAGATCGGACCGCGTCTTGAGATTACGATACGAATCGTGCCGCGCAAACAAATCAGTTTCTATAAATGAATCCAATTGGAAAATCGGTTCA GATCGCAGCATTGCAAAGCATGCGTGTACTACGAGACCCGAAACGACCGACTCGAAAGCGCAAAGTACATTCGAAGAAAAACAGGAGGAAAATTCGAATTCAACGCATCTTTGGCGAAAATCGGAAATCGTATGTGGCGAAGATGCAAAAACAGATGGAAAGACGATGGCGACATTGTCACGACGTCAGCATGTCGAACGATGTCACACTGAAGAAGGAAAAAGCGAAAACAACGAGGAAAATCGCGTGTCGAAAGAAAGCGGTGGCGATGGCGATGGCGGTGGCTGTAACGTGTTTAACGTGCAAAGTAACGGTGATACTGCGATGCCCATGGCGACGCAAGTACGGTATCTATGCGACATTTGCAGTAAAACGTTTGCCTCGAAATCTGGACTGCGATTTCACTTGAAATCGCACAATGCCGTAAAGTCTTATCCCTGTCGATACTGTGGCAAAAGATTCGTGATTCCCAGTTACACGAAGAGACACGAGAAAATTCATGCGGGTGACAAACGGTTCGTCTGTCAGTTTTGTAGCGCGACGTTCGCCTCTTCGAACGGTTTAAAATATCACTTGAGACTGCATTCCGGCGAGGCAAATTATCATTGTGAAATTTGTGGCAAGTCTTTTTATCGACACAAATATTTAAAGGAACACGTATTTACTCACACGGGAGAAAAACCATATGTTTGTAAGGCATGTGGTGCTTCCTATGCAAGTTCTGGCAGCTTGTTCGTTCATAAGAAACGATGTAAGAATAAGTAA
- the LOC126869210 gene encoding SCY1-like protein 2 isoform X1 encodes MFAKSKSSGSTPSVILPNPLQNLYEVGKQSATAGPENAWRIYDGYTKTDRKEVSIFFFDKRSVDKLHKPKRKETVTEILRNGARQMERFSHPKILQAFKVEECADSLAFASEPVLASLANVLAYQEQQANNVGQSTSNVTKQTSSVAGHRATYAKEYELLDIEIKYGLLQITEALLFLHGTCKVLHRNVCPASIIITKRGTWKLSGLEFIEKINEVPMIPLQPWTNRMPKMTQPNLDYIAPEVQQKKVGGFYSDMYSFGMTICAIFNQGRPLIQGNHSCSEYLKQLENLKEQVEVILPLVPLPLREAVSRLLHIDPEKRPTIQVLSMIKYFQDPPVYALQFLDVSKMKDVLQKEHFYTTTLKGILPYIPRKLWYQHIWTYLQTELESQEVQSAVLQPVLYIVQNSTQEEYDQIVFPSLRSLFSNRKSIQGTVTLLENLHLILMKTSREYIEGEVLPMLYTSFENSTTQVQTAAFVAVSNVTDYIDDESVRNIVLPKLLQAFEKNLIDSRVLMNVIPCILNRLEKQKIIDCILPLLFSVKLQEPEIIVRVVQIYRLMLTDKKYGLSVSWMATRAMPSLLPHTINPALTLEQFELLLKVLQDMLNHIERNQRNQLTLDNLSLSSPERYRSLRHQHSTDNMYVAPFNIPNLRIEQRKTSSAEDMARKNSTNSMSSTVSAENMARKNSMITMFRWFSSSNNDNSNFLKVANTFTSRRLSDNTLMTPKIRVAPSCESSPGVTPGDGLPIRRHSSTGPQDRRGSNINLSPPLGGGMPITSSSVPYLVSSSMNSIRGSRRPSVSSTSSQQGTGLLQQVGSSMVRQQPPICLNLNGLPPPPPPQPQPPTLSPLLQLPGQPFH; translated from the exons ATGTTTGCCAAGTCGAAAAGCAGTGGCTCGACACCGAGCGTTATACTCCCGAATCCCCTTCAAAATTTATACGAAGTCGGCAAACAATCGGCTACCGCGGGCCCCGAAAACGCTTGGCGCATATACGACGGATACACGAAAACCGATCGAAAg GAAGtgtcgatatttttctttgacaAAAGATCGGTCGATAAGCTGCACAAACCGAAACGAAAGGAGACCGTGACGGAAATTTTACGGAATGGAGCACGACAAATGGAACGATTCTCTCATCCAAAGATACTGCAA GCGTTCAAGGTGGAGGAATGCGCGGATAGTTTGGCATTCGCGTCGGAACCAGTGTTGGCTAGTCTTGCCAACGTTTTAGCCTATCAGGAGCAACAAGCGAATAACGTTGGTCAGTCGACGAGTAACGTAACGAAACAAACTTCCTCGGTCGCTGGTCATCGTGCAACGTACGCGAAAGAATACGAGTTGCTCGACATCGAAATCAAGTATGGGTTGTTGCAG ATCACGGAGGCTCTGCTTTTTCTTCACGGAACCTGCAAAGTTCTTCATAGGAACGTTTGTCCTGCCAGTATTATAATAACCAAAAGGGGTACTTGGAAATTGTCAGGGCTCGAATTTATCG aaaaaattaacgaagtaCCGATGATACCATTGCAACCTTGGACTAACCGCATGCCGAAAATGACGCAGCCGAATCTCGATTACATAG CTCCGGAAGTGCAACAAAAGAAAGTGGGAGGCTTCTACAGCGATATGTATAGCTTTGGTATGACGATATGTGCAATTTTCAACCAAGGACGCCCGTTGATTCAAGGGAATCATAGTTGTTCCGAGTACCTGAAACAGCTGGAAAAC CTGAAAGAACAAGTTGAGGTTATACTACCTCTAGTTCCTCTTCCGCTACGAGAAGCCGTTTCCCGACTGTTACACATAGATCCAGAAAAGAGGCCGACCATTCAAGTTTTATCCATGATCAAATATTTTCA AGATCCACCGGTATACGCGCTTCAATTTCTCGACGTTAGCAAAATGAAAGACGTATTACAGAAAGAGCATTTTTATACGACTACTTTGAAAGGAATATTGCCTTATATACCAAGG AAACTTTGGTATCAACATATCTGGACGTATTTGCAAACTGAGTTGGAAAGTCAAGAAGTGCAATCGGCTGTACTACAACCGGTACTTTACATCGTACAAAATAGTACACAAGAAGAGTACGATCAAATTGTATTTCCATCGTTACg GTCGCTTTTTTCGAATCGGAAATCGATTCAGGGTACGGTAACGCTGTTGGAAAATTTGCATTTGATATTAATGAAAACGTCTCGAGAATATATAGAAGGTGAAGTACTTCCAATGTTATACACATCTTTCGAGAACTCAACTACTCAAGTACAG ACCGCAGCATTCGTAGCTGTATCGAACGTGACCGACTATATAGACGACGAGTCCGTTCGAAATATCGTACTGCCGAAACTCCTTCAGgcgtttgaaaaaaatttaatagatTCCCGAGTACTAATGAATGTGATCCCTTGCATTTTAAATCGGTTAGAGAAGCAGAAAATCATCGATTGCATCTTACCGTTGTTGTTCAGTGTAAAGCTTCAAGAACCGGAGATAATCGTTCGGGTTGTAC AGATTTACAGATTGATGTTAACCGACAAAAAGTACGGACTTTCTGTCAGCTGGATGGCGACTCGAGCGATGCCTTCTTTGCTACCTCATACTATCAACCCGGCACTGACTCTCGAACAATTTGAATTACTTCTCAAGGTGTTACAAGATATGCTGAATCACATCGAAAG AAATCAAAGGAATCAGTTAACCCTGGACAATCTGTCATTGTCGAGCCCGGAACGATATCGAAGTTTACGGCATCAACATAGTACGGATAATATGTACGTCGCGCCTTTCAACATACCAAACTTACGGATCGAGCAACGTAAAACTTCTTCGGCCGAAGACATGGCTCGGAAAAATAGCACAA ATTCGATGTCGTCGACGGTTTCAGCGGAAAACATGGCGAGAAAGAACTCGATGATAA CCATGTTCAGATGGTTCTCGTCCTCGAACAACGACAACAGTAATTTCTTGAAAGTGGCGAATACCTTTACGAGCAGGCGGTTATCGGACAACACTCTGATGACACCGAAAATTCGAGTAGCACCGTCTTGCGAAAGTTCTCCAGGTGTTACACCCGGCGATGGATTACCAATCCGGCGCCATTCGAGTACCGGCCCTCAAGATCGACGAGGatctaatataaatttatcgcCTCCCTTG GGTGGAGGAATGCCGATTACCAGTAGCAGTGTACCATACTTGGTTAGTTCAAGCATGAACAGTATACGAGGTTCGAGGCGTCCGTCCGTTTCTTCGACGTCTTCTCAGCAAGGGACCGGACTTCTACAGCAGGTTGGCTCCAGCATGGTAAGACAACAACCCCCCATCTGCCTCAACCTCAATGGactaccaccaccaccaccaccacaaCCACAACCACCAACACTTTCTCCATTACTCCAGCTACCGGGACAGCCTTTCCACTGA